A stretch of DNA from Canis lupus familiaris isolate Mischka breed German Shepherd unplaced genomic scaffold, alternate assembly UU_Cfam_GSD_1.0 chrUn_S1613H1804, whole genome shotgun sequence:
cagagaaaccaaaagaaggcaaaatcTTGTCATTGAGAATATTCACATGGAAGTCTGAGAAGATATATTCTTGCAAAAGGTTCAAGAGGTCCCCAGAATTTTGTGGACTGAAGCCGGACTCAGAGGTGATGGTCTTCCTCTGCCCAAATCCAGTTTTACAAGACTGTGAGACAAGGTTGTTTTTTCAAATGCATACATATCAACATAAAGATACAAGGAATGtcaagaagcagaggaaaatggtccaaagaaacaaaatcttcatTAGCAGACTCTAGAGAAATATAGATACATCTGACAAATTACTCAAAATAACTGTCATACAGGGgctcaaaaattagaaaagtgaCAGGTGTTTTAGTTTTATTGCATTTGCTTCAAATCTTTAACAgatatcaatattttttcaaaaatgagagagaaatagaaattctataaATAGTACTCAATATCATGATCGATATTTACCTCGTAATATGCACTAAATTTCGCAAAATATATTATGCTCTGTACTTAAAGTGTAATTCACAATGACTTAGGATTTCTAAGGACTGAATTTAATATACAATAGTATAGGgagtatagattttttaaatgttaagagaTCACCAAAAACATCTGGAAAATTCACAAGAATCACACATGAATTTTGAAACTATAAGGGACTTTAGAGACGtttattaacaaaattaacactattttttacattgtgCTATACAGTATGCCttatagaaatacatttcatttccATAAAACTTTGTAGGAGAAATAAAGCTTTCCATACTTTACAATATGTCAATAAACATGTATTGGAGAAACACGGGTATGGAAGTAGAAAAAATGGGTGGGCACCTATTAAATAATTACAAAGTGGCATATAAGAGACTAGAAGAAGAAGCATACCAACTTAGATATTTAGGAATGTCAAGATTTTACCTAGTTACTCTttagagtgtcttttttttttttttgccagaagaaatgtttcatttactTGAAGAAAATACTACTTTATGGACCATATCTTTGAAAGCTTGTTTTACTTGCTGGTTTCTCAGAGTGTAAATAAAAGGGTTCAGCATGGGGGCAACAGAAGTATTGAGAATAGCTACTCCTTTGGTCAATGATGCCCTTTCTTTTGCAGAGGGATTAGCATACATAAATATACAGCTCCCataagaaatggaaatgacaatCATATGAGAAGAACATGTGGAGAAAGCCTTTTTTCTCTGACTGGCAGATGGGATTCTCAAAATAGTTCTGATTATATACAGATAAGATAAAATCACCAAGGCCAAAGTGAATAGCAAGGCAACTAAATCAAAGTAGAAACCAATTACCTCTAGGAGCCACGTATCTGAACAAGACAGTTGTAAAAGGGGAAAATAGTCACATGCAAAGTGGTCAATGACATTGGAAGCACAGTAATTCAGCTGGAGTAGAAGCATAAGGGGTGGGAAAATGGTCAAGAACCCACCGAGCCATGCACAGAGCACAAGTAGAGTGCAGACCTTCCTGATCATGATGGTGGTGTAATGAAGGGGCTTGCAGATGGCAACATAGCCGTCATAAGACATGgcagtgagaatgtaaaattcCATCACCcccattaaaataaagaaaaacagctgGACTGCAGAGTCGTTATAGGAAATAGTCTTATCCCTGGTGATAATTGCCCCCAGAAATCTAGGAATACATACAGTTGTAAATAAGATTTCTAAGAAAGAGAAGTTTCGGAGGAAGAAATACATTGGCGTCTGTAGATGAGAGTCCACCAAGGTTAGGGTGATGATAGTTAGGTTTCCAGTGACACTTAGTAAGTATGTGAcgaataagaagaggaaaatcaCAATCTGAAGGTCAGGATCATCAGAAAGGCCTAGCAGGACAAACTTGGTGATCACTGTgtgatttatttctttctctctctccttttcttcttttaaagatatttaggTGGCAAGAATATTAAAGGGAGGAGATGGAATGTATAATTCATGATTATCAATATCACCACCATTGATAcaattgtaaaatatattctataatccATGctcatcttaatttcttttgtctGTCTTGTTTGCATTTGATTATAATATGTATTTGCATGTTCTGTCTTATTTATTGGTTGTCTTATCTGAAATATTGCAGTTTGATGTTTAGAAATTTTCATGCAATTACTCACATCATTGAAAAATGGTAAAATCAGTACTTCTTGCTTTATCCAATTTATGTACTTCGTTGtatttttgtagaaaaattatgaaaaatacgcaccttggaggaggggcaagatggcagaagagtagtgTCCCCAAAtaacctgtccccaccaaattacctagataaccttaaaattatcctaaaaatctatgaatttggcctgagacttaaagagagaacagaaaaaaaaataaaaaataaaaaaataaaaaaaaaagagagaacagctggaatgctacagtgagaagagttcgcgcttctatcaaggtaggaagacggggtgggggaagaaataaagaaacgaAAGGCCTCCAAAGGggagggccccgcgaggagccgggctaaggcccgGGCGaatgtccccaggacaggagaggcccgtcccggagaagcaggagctgcaccaaccttcccgggcggaaaggggctcgcagggagttggagcaggacccaggagggcagggatgccctcgggctccctgggacagtaacagacacctgcgccccggggagactgcgcggagctccctaagggctgcagcgcgcacggcgggtcccggagcagctcggaggggctcgggtggcggctccgcggagggggctgcggggccgggagTGCGagtccaacagcgcaggctccggagcacagggcgccgggacacagcccaggatccggcctcaccccgggacaggcagaggccgggagggcccaggactgcaaggacgctcctgccccgagctgagcagatcagcggccccgccccggagcctccaggccctgcacgccgagagctctggagttcatgcgggagctgaatccaggtttccagagctgcaatagccactggggttgttcctcctggggcctcacggggtaaacaacccccactgagccctgcaccagggagggggcagagcagctccccaagtgcctccccgggacaggcagaggacgGGAGCGAACAGGAccgcaaggacactcctgccctgagctgagcagatcagcggccccgccccggggcctccaggccctgcagaccgagagctccctagttactgcgggagctgactctagggctgcaGAGCAGGCCAcggccactggggttgttcctcctggggcctcagggggtaaacaaccccccactgagccctgcaccaggcagggggcagagcagccccccccaagtgctaacacttgaaagtcagcacagcaggcccctcccccagaagaccaaccagacggacaagttccaggggaagtcaagggacttaaagtatacagaatcagaagatactcccccgtgttttttttttttttttgctttttgatttctgtttgcttcccccaccttttttccctttctttttctttctctgtttcttctctttttttcctccttttttcttttttctttttctcttttctctccttctttctctcctctcttttttccttttcccaatacaacttgtttttgtccactctgcactgagcaaaatgactagaaggaaaacctcacctcaaaagaaagaatcagaaacagtcctctctcccacagagttacaaaatctggattacaattcaatgtcagaaagccaattcagaagcactattataaagctactggtgggtctagaaaaaagcataaaggactcaagagacttcatgactgcagaatttagatctaatcaggcagaaattaaaagtcaattgaaagagatgcaatccaaactagaagtcctaacgacgagggttaacgaggtggaagaacaagtgagtgacatggcagccaagttgatggcaaagagggaaattgaggaaaaaagagacaaacaattaaaagatgatgaggatagattaagagaaataagtgacagcctgaggaagaaaaacctacgtataattggggtttCCCAGGGCGCTAAAAGcaacagaggtccagaatatgtatttgaacaaatcatagatgaaaactttcctaacctggggagggaaacagg
This window harbors:
- the LOC119871298 gene encoding olfactory receptor 6C3-like isoform X1 — its product is MDKHGKQMLATLLDYGNQNEEKEREKEINHTVITKFVLLGLSDDPDLQIVIFLFLFVTYLLSVTGNLTIITLTLVDSHLQTPMYFFLRNFSFLEILFTTVCIPRFLGAIITRDKTISYNDSAVQLFFFILMGVMEFYILTAMSYDGYVAICKPLHYTTIMIRKVCTLLVLCAWLGGFLTIFPPLMLLLQLNYCASNVIDHFACDYFPLLQLSCSDTWLLEVIGFYFDLVALLFTLALVILSYLYIIRTILRIPSASQRKKAFSTCSSHMIVISISYGSCIFMYANPSAKERASLTKGVAILNTSVAPMLNPFIYTLRNQQVKQAFKDMVHKVVFSSSK